One Delphinus delphis chromosome 3, mDelDel1.2, whole genome shotgun sequence genomic region harbors:
- the C3H5orf63 gene encoding glutaredoxin-like protein C5orf63 homolog: protein MLWFQGNSMQLAKHSFQLLLRNLSASKTALPVLTLFTKDPCPLCDEAKEVLEPYKNRFILQEVDITLPENSAWYDRYKFDIPVFHLNGQFLMMHRVDVSKLEKQLQKLEQQGAGG, encoded by the exons ATGCTCTGGTTTCAAGGAAATAGCATGCAACTTGCCAAACACTCCTTTCAACTGCTCTTGAGAAATCTATCTGCCTCCAAGACTGCTCTGCCTGTGCTAACCTTATTCACAAAG GATCCGTGCCCCCTTTGTGATGAAGCCAAGGAAGTACTGGAGCCTTATAAAAACAGG TTTATTTTACAGGAGGTGGACATCACACTTCCAGAAAACTCTGCTTGGTATGACAGATATAAATTTGACATCCCCGTCTTTCATTTGAATGGCCAGTTTCTGATGATGCATCGAGTAGACGTCTCAAAACTTGAAAAACAGCTCCAGAAACTTGAGCAGCAAGGTGCGGGAGGCTGA